A region of Microbacterium suwonense DNA encodes the following proteins:
- a CDS encoding glycerate kinase, which yields MPEAVDTAGLVITGEGAYDGQSAAGKVPSFVENLATRAGVPTVPIAGRIDCVADTSVFNAAVSLSVLAGSGAASLADPTRWLRDAGRAASPHGDAQPQRAGSTCQAKCKRE from the coding sequence ATGCCAGAGGCCGTTGACACCGCGGGCCTCGTCATCACCGGCGAGGGGGCGTATGACGGGCAGTCAGCGGCGGGGAAGGTGCCATCGTTCGTCGAGAACCTGGCAACGCGAGCTGGAGTTCCCACGGTCCCCATCGCGGGCCGAATCGACTGCGTAGCGGACACATCAGTCTTCAACGCCGCCGTCTCGCTCAGCGTACTTGCTGGGAGCGGCGCGGCTTCGCTCGCCGATCCCACGCGGTGGCTTCGTGATGCGGGCAGAGCAGCCTCTCCTCACGGTGATGCTCAGCCGCAGCGGGCAGGCTCCACCTGTCAAGCAAAGTGCAAGCGGGAGTAA
- a CDS encoding ABC transporter ATP-binding protein — MGALAATLIALNYPFQMVVVRLTSTATRTLAYTVRTGLAARLQRLSIGFHNRQSASVVQTKIVRDVENIELMLAQLFPTIISALATLVGAIVITALNVPAFVAVFAVTIPIAAALIVYIRRRASARNEAFRHEVERLSAQVSEMAALLPITRGHGLEDVAIARVAERADSVRRAGRDLDVLNGRFGALSWISYQALGLMCLIGSASLAISGVLSITPGQVVLLSTYFGMLTNSIVMLMNAAPILTRGLDALRSIADVAEELDIEDNAGKHVVEALRGDIALEGVIVRYDDGPRALNGIDLQIAAGETVAFVGPSGSGKSTILNTILGFVRPENGRVLIDGVDIAKVDLRSMRRFISIVPQETVLLAGTIRDNVAYGAVGITDVDVIAALSEAHALDLLKPHEAGLDALVGERGSGLSGASDNALPLRAHFSAIRGY, encoded by the coding sequence GTGGGGGCGCTCGCGGCGACGCTCATAGCGCTGAACTACCCCTTCCAGATGGTCGTCGTGCGCCTTACGAGCACCGCCACACGCACGCTCGCCTACACCGTGCGCACGGGACTCGCCGCGCGACTGCAGCGCCTCTCGATCGGCTTCCACAATCGTCAGAGCGCGTCGGTCGTGCAGACCAAGATCGTGCGCGACGTCGAGAACATCGAGCTCATGCTCGCGCAGCTGTTCCCGACGATCATCTCCGCGCTCGCGACCCTGGTGGGCGCGATCGTGATAACTGCCCTGAACGTGCCGGCCTTCGTCGCGGTGTTCGCCGTGACGATCCCGATCGCCGCAGCCCTCATCGTCTACATCCGGCGCCGCGCTTCGGCCCGCAACGAGGCATTCCGGCACGAGGTCGAGCGCCTGTCGGCGCAGGTGTCGGAGATGGCCGCCCTGCTGCCGATCACCCGCGGGCACGGTCTCGAAGACGTCGCCATCGCGCGCGTCGCCGAACGTGCCGACTCGGTGCGGCGTGCGGGGCGCGACCTCGACGTGCTCAACGGACGCTTCGGCGCGTTGTCGTGGATCTCCTACCAGGCGCTGGGGCTGATGTGCCTGATCGGATCGGCGTCTCTGGCCATCAGCGGCGTGCTCTCCATCACGCCCGGTCAGGTCGTGCTGCTCAGCACGTACTTCGGCATGCTGACCAACTCGATCGTCATGCTGATGAACGCCGCCCCGATCCTCACGCGCGGCCTCGACGCGCTGAGATCGATCGCGGATGTCGCGGAGGAACTCGACATCGAGGACAACGCGGGCAAACACGTGGTGGAAGCCCTCCGCGGAGACATCGCGCTCGAGGGTGTCATCGTGCGGTATGACGACGGGCCTCGCGCATTGAACGGCATCGATCTCCAGATCGCGGCGGGAGAGACCGTGGCCTTCGTCGGACCCTCCGGTTCGGGGAAGTCGACCATCCTCAACACCATCCTGGGCTTCGTCCGCCCGGAGAACGGACGTGTGCTGATCGACGGAGTCGACATCGCCAAGGTGGATCTTCGCTCGATGCGACGCTTCATCTCGATCGTGCCGCAGGAAACCGTGCTCCTGGCGGGCACGATCCGCGATAACGTCGCCTACGGAGCCGTCGGGATAACGGATGTCGACGTGATTGCGGCCCTTAGCGAAGCACACGCTCTCGACCTCCTCAAGCCTCACGAGGCCGGCCTCGACGCGCTGGTCGGCGAACGAGGGTCCGGGCTGTCGGGGGCCAGCGACAACGCCTTGCCATTGCGCGCGCACTTCTCCGCGATCCGCGGATACTGA
- a CDS encoding N-acetylglucosamine kinase, with the protein MTAVLAVDAGQTSMKVRVSEGDAVFEENLPGIRTSEPLLPQLADVARAALTLSGIRAEVLSAGVSGLTEKEADAGALVRLLDDTSLHRVLLAHDSTTAFLGALGDSRGAVVASGTGVVTLAVGRHDVARVDGWGHTMGDAGSGFWIGREVLTAVMRAYDGRGPATSMTTAVEDVWPALPDAYISLQAERDWVRRVASFSRLAGQHAEAGDEVAVSIVERAAAELARSVVTGLRRVGAEGDPGARVCTVGGVFRSSLLRSTFASELVRSGVAATWEPSRGEGVDGAQALASLSPRHPFSAHIAVSG; encoded by the coding sequence ATGACCGCGGTCCTGGCCGTCGACGCCGGCCAGACCAGCATGAAGGTCCGGGTGAGTGAGGGCGACGCGGTCTTCGAGGAGAACCTGCCGGGCATCCGCACGAGCGAGCCGTTGCTGCCTCAGCTGGCCGATGTCGCGCGCGCGGCTCTCACTCTGTCGGGTATCCGCGCCGAGGTGCTCAGCGCGGGAGTGTCCGGCCTCACCGAGAAAGAAGCGGATGCCGGCGCGCTCGTCCGGCTGCTCGATGACACCTCGTTGCACCGTGTGCTGCTCGCGCACGACTCCACGACGGCATTCCTCGGAGCCCTCGGCGATTCCCGCGGCGCCGTCGTGGCCAGCGGCACGGGCGTGGTGACCCTCGCGGTGGGTCGGCACGATGTCGCGCGCGTCGACGGGTGGGGGCACACGATGGGCGATGCCGGGAGCGGATTCTGGATCGGACGCGAGGTGCTCACTGCGGTGATGCGGGCCTATGACGGTCGTGGACCCGCGACGTCGATGACGACGGCTGTCGAGGACGTCTGGCCCGCGCTTCCCGACGCGTACATCTCGCTGCAGGCGGAACGTGACTGGGTGCGCCGCGTGGCGTCGTTCTCTCGCCTCGCCGGCCAGCACGCCGAGGCCGGTGACGAGGTAGCCGTCTCGATCGTCGAGCGTGCCGCCGCCGAACTGGCACGCAGCGTCGTGACGGGCCTCCGCCGCGTCGGAGCCGAGGGCGACCCCGGGGCGCGCGTGTGCACCGTCGGGGGTGTCTTCCGCTCGTCGCTGCTGAGGTCGACGTTCGCGAGCGAACTCGTCCGCTCCGGCGTGGCCGCCACCTGGGAGCCGTCGCGCGGTGAAGGCGTCGACGGTGCGCAGGCGCTCGCGTCGCTGAGCCCGCGGCATCCGTTCTCGGCACACATCGCGGTCAGTGGCTGA
- a CDS encoding glycoside hydrolase family 113: protein MSALDEPICGMTWGWVGVRGTWATPAAAASLRAMADHAVTWTAIAFAAEQERTFSTTIDRDLQPTVTDDEIVWAIREAHALGMKVCLKPVVNVHDGTWRAHIGFFDWDVPREPSWSDWFASYSAFILDAARVAEAEGCAMLCVGCEMVRADGQEAHWRRLISAVREVYSGLITYNCDKYQEDHVSWWDAVDVISSSGYYPIDEWETQLDRIEPVIAAAGKPFFFMEAGCPSRTGSAQLPNDWALPGSPSGQEQLDYYRVMFDAVAARPWVGGLMLWDWPAELYSSTRRRGTMTTVHTASRRGSGCASATGRCRRREADDRGPGRRRRPDQHEGPGE from the coding sequence ATGAGCGCCCTCGACGAGCCGATCTGCGGCATGACGTGGGGCTGGGTCGGCGTGCGAGGCACGTGGGCGACACCGGCCGCCGCGGCGTCCCTGCGCGCCATGGCCGACCACGCCGTCACCTGGACCGCGATCGCTTTTGCCGCTGAGCAGGAACGCACCTTCTCCACGACGATCGACCGCGACCTGCAGCCCACCGTGACCGACGACGAGATCGTGTGGGCGATCCGTGAGGCCCACGCGCTCGGCATGAAGGTGTGTCTGAAACCGGTCGTGAACGTCCACGACGGCACGTGGCGCGCGCACATCGGCTTCTTCGACTGGGACGTGCCGCGGGAGCCCAGCTGGAGCGACTGGTTCGCCTCGTACTCCGCGTTCATTCTCGACGCCGCGCGCGTGGCGGAGGCCGAGGGTTGCGCGATGTTGTGCGTCGGGTGCGAGATGGTGCGCGCAGACGGACAGGAGGCGCACTGGCGCCGTCTGATCTCCGCCGTGCGCGAGGTGTACTCGGGTCTCATCACATACAACTGCGACAAGTATCAGGAAGACCACGTGTCGTGGTGGGATGCCGTCGATGTGATCTCGTCGAGCGGCTACTACCCGATCGACGAGTGGGAGACGCAGCTCGACCGCATCGAGCCGGTGATCGCCGCCGCGGGCAAGCCCTTCTTCTTCATGGAGGCCGGATGCCCGTCGCGGACCGGCTCGGCGCAGCTGCCCAACGACTGGGCCCTGCCGGGGAGCCCTTCCGGTCAGGAGCAGCTCGACTACTACCGCGTCATGTTCGATGCCGTCGCCGCGCGGCCGTGGGTGGGCGGCCTCATGCTCTGGGACTGGCCCGCCGAGCTGTACTCCTCGACGAGGCGCCGGGGAACGATGACTACTGTCCATACGGCAAGCCGGCGGGGCAGTGGCTGCGCGAGCGCTACCGGGCGATGTCGACGGCGGGAAGCCGATGACCGCGGTCCTGGCCGTCGACGCCGGCCAGACCAGCATGAAGGTCCGGGTGAGTGA
- a CDS encoding glycoside hydrolase family 2 protein yields the protein MGEPTAAIGNDTDDEWVGVLRARRVRFDGTELQRSEIPFTVPARSTTRIVLPSTLVDVGDAGSEVLVADADDARATWYFAEPRDSALPAQDLEVVSQPAPGGTEVTVTARAFARDVTLLVDKVSPDAQADSALHTLLPGESVVIRVRHDGASLGADDLRDPRVLRTANQLVSA from the coding sequence GTGGGCGAGCCGACTGCCGCGATCGGGAACGACACCGACGATGAGTGGGTGGGCGTGCTTCGGGCGCGTCGCGTGCGGTTCGACGGCACCGAACTGCAGCGCAGCGAGATCCCGTTCACGGTCCCGGCGCGCAGCACGACGCGGATCGTCCTGCCGTCCACGCTCGTCGATGTCGGCGACGCCGGGTCGGAGGTGCTCGTAGCGGATGCCGATGACGCCCGCGCGACGTGGTACTTCGCCGAGCCGCGGGACAGCGCGCTGCCCGCGCAGGATCTCGAGGTGGTATCGCAGCCGGCACCGGGAGGGACCGAGGTGACCGTCACTGCGCGGGCCTTCGCACGCGACGTGACGCTCCTCGTCGACAAGGTGTCACCCGACGCCCAGGCCGACAGTGCGCTGCACACCCTCCTCCCCGGCGAGAGCGTGGTGATCCGCGTGCGCCACGACGGTGCATCGCTCGGTGCCGACGACCTCCGCGACCCCCGCGTGCTGCGCACTGCGAACCAGCTGGTGTCGGCATGA
- a CDS encoding glycoside hydrolase family 2 protein — translation MPGTVHVDLLAQGLIPDPYRGENEALVAWIGRVDWTYRTRFAWSPDGEQRHDLVFEGIDTVAEIVLNGTVLGTVANQHRSYRFDVGQALRDGDNSLEVRFRAPVPYANAQSLALGARPRPYPLPYEAIRKSACNFGWDWGVATFTSGLWKGVRLESWSTARLHEVRVTATPDAHGPGGAVHVEGLIERAPGCDTSELLVRLSMGEPEVDADDASMAVAAVDGDRLGVHLDLGRVERWWPVGYGAQPRYDLVVALDDAAGNLDRTTRRVGFRDVYWDVEPDDAGTPFTLVVNGQPVYVKGVNWIPDDALPVRVDRARLERRLHQALDANLNLIRVWGGGLYESDDFYDLCDELGLLVWQDFLFACAAYPEEEPLRSEVEAEARENVTRLASHPSLVLLTGNNENLWGFEDWVWKERLDGKTWGAFYYYDLLPRVVAELAPHVPYSPGSPFSPGGGWEGPFTTGADGGHQTGHHPNAEEHGTMHLWEQWNRQDYLTYRDHRPRFVAEFGWQAPPTWTTLTRWLDDDPLTPESPGMIVHQKAMEGNVKLTTGLVSHFRVPEDMETWHWAMQLNQAHAVRFALEWFRALAPRNSGAVVWQLNDCWPVTSWAAIDGDERVKPLFHALAAAFAPAW, via the coding sequence GTGCCGGGCACCGTGCACGTCGATCTGCTCGCACAGGGACTGATCCCCGACCCCTACCGCGGCGAGAACGAAGCTCTCGTCGCCTGGATCGGCCGGGTCGACTGGACGTACCGCACCCGCTTCGCCTGGTCGCCCGACGGCGAGCAGCGCCACGACCTCGTCTTCGAGGGGATCGACACCGTCGCGGAGATCGTGCTCAACGGAACGGTGCTGGGTACCGTTGCGAACCAGCATCGGTCGTACCGATTCGACGTCGGTCAGGCCCTCCGCGATGGCGATAACAGCCTGGAGGTCCGCTTTCGCGCGCCCGTGCCGTATGCCAATGCGCAGAGCCTCGCGCTCGGGGCACGCCCCCGACCGTACCCGCTGCCGTACGAGGCCATCCGCAAGTCGGCGTGCAACTTCGGCTGGGACTGGGGCGTAGCGACCTTCACCTCGGGATTGTGGAAAGGCGTGAGGCTCGAGTCCTGGTCGACAGCTCGGCTCCACGAGGTGCGGGTCACGGCGACCCCCGATGCACACGGTCCCGGCGGTGCGGTGCACGTCGAGGGACTCATCGAACGCGCCCCCGGATGCGACACCTCCGAACTGCTCGTCCGACTCTCCATGGGCGAGCCTGAGGTGGACGCCGACGATGCGTCCATGGCTGTCGCCGCAGTCGATGGCGACCGTCTCGGCGTCCACCTCGATCTCGGACGGGTCGAGCGGTGGTGGCCGGTCGGCTATGGCGCGCAGCCCCGCTACGACCTGGTCGTGGCGCTGGACGACGCTGCCGGCAACCTGGACCGCACGACACGCCGCGTCGGCTTCCGCGACGTGTACTGGGACGTCGAGCCGGACGACGCGGGCACGCCGTTCACTCTGGTCGTTAATGGTCAGCCCGTCTATGTGAAGGGTGTCAACTGGATACCCGACGACGCGCTCCCCGTGCGAGTCGACCGCGCCCGACTGGAGCGCAGACTCCACCAAGCGCTCGACGCCAACCTCAATCTGATCCGAGTGTGGGGTGGCGGCCTCTACGAGTCCGACGACTTCTACGACCTCTGCGACGAGCTCGGGCTCCTGGTGTGGCAGGACTTCCTGTTCGCGTGCGCGGCATATCCGGAAGAGGAGCCGCTGCGGTCGGAGGTGGAGGCAGAGGCGCGCGAGAACGTGACCCGACTTGCGTCACACCCGTCGCTCGTGCTGCTCACCGGCAACAACGAGAACCTGTGGGGCTTCGAGGACTGGGTATGGAAGGAGCGCCTCGACGGCAAGACGTGGGGCGCGTTCTACTACTACGACCTCCTCCCCCGTGTGGTCGCAGAGCTCGCCCCGCACGTCCCGTACTCGCCGGGAAGCCCGTTCTCCCCCGGCGGAGGCTGGGAAGGTCCGTTCACGACCGGCGCCGACGGCGGGCACCAGACGGGCCACCACCCCAATGCCGAAGAGCACGGGACGATGCACCTGTGGGAGCAGTGGAACCGACAGGACTACCTGACCTATCGCGATCACCGACCCCGCTTCGTCGCAGAGTTCGGCTGGCAGGCGCCCCCAACATGGACCACGCTCACCCGCTGGCTCGACGATGACCCGCTCACCCCGGAGTCGCCCGGGATGATCGTCCATCAGAAGGCGATGGAGGGCAATGTGAAGCTCACCACCGGCCTCGTCTCGCACTTCCGTGTACCGGAGGACATGGAGACCTGGCACTGGGCGATGCAGCTGAACCAGGCCCACGCCGTGCGCTTCGCGCTCGAATGGTTCCGCGCGCTCGCACCGCGCAACAGCGGTGCGGTGGTGTGGCAGCTCAACGACTGCTGGCCGGTCACCTCGTGGGCCGCGATCGACGGCGACGAGCGCGTCAAGCCGCTCTTCCACGCTCTGGCCGCGGCTTTCGCCCCCGCGTGGTGA
- a CDS encoding carbohydrate ABC transporter permease, whose protein sequence is MTTTAHRGTPGRAKTDARIRLGRAAAGTTKYGSLLLGVVVAVIPLSVLFIASFKSSVEFGQSGPFDLPASWFNFDNYIEAFEKGGMVEGFINTSIILVISLAGTILIGTMAAYAIDRFQFRGRTLVVGLFLVATLVPGVTSQVATFQIINGLGLYNSMAALILLFLGTDIISIYIFIQFMQSIPTSLDEAAMIDGANRWTIYWRIILPLLRPAIATVVIIKGIAIYNEFYLPFLYWPSEGTISTSLFRFKGPFGAHWEIIAAGTILVIIPTLVAFVLLQRFIYRGMTSGAVK, encoded by the coding sequence ATGACCACCACTGCACATCGCGGCACTCCGGGGCGCGCCAAGACCGATGCTCGCATCCGCCTCGGCCGCGCTGCCGCCGGCACCACGAAGTACGGCTCCCTCCTTCTCGGCGTGGTCGTCGCCGTCATCCCGCTGAGCGTGCTCTTCATCGCCAGCTTCAAGTCCTCGGTGGAGTTCGGCCAGTCCGGCCCCTTCGATCTGCCGGCGAGCTGGTTCAACTTCGACAACTACATCGAGGCGTTCGAGAAGGGCGGGATGGTCGAAGGGTTCATCAACACGTCCATCATCCTCGTCATCTCGTTGGCGGGGACGATCCTCATCGGAACGATGGCGGCCTATGCGATCGACCGCTTCCAGTTCCGTGGTCGCACCCTCGTCGTCGGCCTGTTCCTGGTGGCCACCCTCGTCCCGGGAGTGACCAGTCAGGTCGCGACGTTCCAGATCATCAACGGATTGGGCCTCTATAACTCGATGGCGGCGCTGATCCTGCTGTTCCTCGGCACCGACATCATCTCGATCTACATCTTCATCCAGTTCATGCAGTCGATCCCGACGTCACTCGACGAGGCGGCGATGATCGATGGGGCGAACCGCTGGACCATCTACTGGCGGATCATCCTGCCGCTGCTGCGGCCTGCCATCGCCACCGTCGTGATCATCAAGGGCATCGCGATCTACAACGAGTTCTACCTCCCGTTCCTCTACTGGCCGTCGGAGGGCACGATCTCCACCTCGCTGTTCCGATTCAAGGGACCGTTCGGGGCTCACTGGGAGATCATCGCCGCCGGCACCATCCTCGTCATCATCCCCACCCTCGTCGCGTTCGTTCTCCTGCAGCGGTTCATCTACCGCGGAATGACCTCTGGAGCAGTCAAGTGA
- a CDS encoding carbohydrate ABC transporter permease — protein MTDAPLAQASPAVPSTSGRRRPRRVLGAGSGAPASRGLLRRSTPYLFLLAAVGLLLLLTYLPAANMIWYSFHEWRGIGPVDDFVGADNYVQVFTNPQIFGVFFVSIYYFAGAFVQMAIALYFAALLSTRTWFSNFFRGVLFFPYLINGVAIGFVFLYLFQPGGTLDTVLGWFGVAETPLWLGDPDIANYSLAATSVWRYTGLNFVLFLGAIQSIPSELYEAAEIDGASKWQQFWALTFPGIRRIIGLSFILAISGSLSVFEIPFIMTGGANGTSTFVIQTLQTAFTFRQVGLASAMAVVLLVIVLVVTWVQRKVFPDEKVDLT, from the coding sequence CTGACCGACGCGCCGCTGGCTCAGGCCTCCCCTGCGGTCCCTTCGACGTCGGGCCGGCGCCGCCCTCGTCGCGTCCTCGGCGCCGGGTCCGGCGCTCCCGCAAGCCGCGGCCTTCTTCGCAGGTCGACCCCGTACCTCTTCCTCCTCGCCGCAGTCGGCCTCCTGCTCCTGCTCACCTACCTGCCCGCCGCCAACATGATCTGGTACAGCTTCCATGAGTGGCGCGGCATCGGCCCGGTCGATGACTTCGTGGGCGCCGACAACTACGTGCAGGTGTTCACCAACCCGCAGATCTTCGGCGTCTTCTTCGTCAGCATCTACTACTTCGCCGGAGCATTCGTGCAGATGGCGATCGCCCTCTACTTCGCGGCGCTGCTCTCCACGCGCACGTGGTTCTCGAACTTCTTCCGCGGCGTGCTGTTCTTCCCCTACCTCATCAACGGGGTGGCGATCGGGTTCGTCTTCCTCTACCTGTTCCAGCCAGGAGGAACACTCGACACGGTCCTGGGCTGGTTCGGAGTGGCTGAGACCCCGCTGTGGCTGGGCGACCCCGACATCGCCAACTACTCCTTGGCCGCGACGAGCGTATGGCGTTACACCGGGCTCAACTTCGTGCTCTTCCTCGGAGCGATCCAGTCGATCCCGAGCGAACTCTACGAGGCGGCAGAGATCGACGGCGCCAGCAAGTGGCAGCAGTTCTGGGCGCTCACCTTCCCCGGGATCCGCCGCATCATCGGGCTCAGCTTCATCCTCGCGATCTCGGGCAGCCTATCCGTCTTCGAGATCCCGTTCATCATGACCGGCGGCGCCAACGGCACCTCCACCTTCGTGATTCAGACGCTGCAGACCGCCTTCACATTCCGGCAGGTGGGACTCGCATCCGCCATGGCGGTGGTGCTGCTGGTGATCGTGCTCGTTGTCACCTGGGTCCAGCGCAAAGTCTTCCCCGACGAGAAGGTCGACCTGACATGA
- a CDS encoding LacI family DNA-binding transcriptional regulator — protein MNKKTIYLGLFDHLCCLGVARCLRNVYRRSSAEWSTMAIQSRATVEDVARLAGVSAKTVSRVFAQRELVAAETVERVLAAAKRLRFRPNTLARGLRRGGGTNVVGFIMGELSNPFYYKVASGIEKELAAHGYSLVVATTDDTAEGEERVADTLLAQRIGALLLIPVGDDQSYLEGERQLGTPVITIDRPARNLAADAVVLDNRSIVREATSRLLARGHTRIAYACNPASVYTQDERLGGYREAMHAAGIANTEPWEVRRDDLDLPAAELIHELMARREPPTAIIAGNNRMTVGVLRALAGTARADRTALVGFDDFDTADVLGVTVISYQPEELGRRAAQLALARMADPGGFIRQETLPTWIVERGSGERPPADLETA, from the coding sequence TTGAACAAAAAAACGATCTACCTGGGATTATTCGACCACCTGTGCTGCTTAGGGGTTGCGAGATGTCTGCGAAATGTCTATCGTCGGTCATCGGCAGAATGGAGCACTATGGCTATCCAATCGAGAGCGACCGTCGAGGATGTCGCCCGACTGGCTGGCGTGAGCGCGAAGACGGTTTCGAGGGTGTTTGCTCAGCGGGAGCTGGTCGCGGCGGAAACCGTCGAGCGGGTGCTCGCAGCAGCGAAGCGGCTCCGATTCCGACCAAACACTCTCGCCAGAGGTCTGCGCCGCGGTGGCGGCACGAACGTCGTCGGCTTCATCATGGGAGAGCTGAGCAACCCGTTCTACTACAAGGTCGCCTCCGGAATCGAGAAGGAACTGGCGGCCCACGGCTACAGCCTGGTCGTCGCCACTACGGATGACACCGCCGAGGGCGAGGAACGGGTCGCGGACACCCTCCTCGCGCAACGGATCGGCGCACTGCTTCTGATCCCTGTCGGCGATGATCAGTCGTATCTGGAAGGGGAGCGACAGCTGGGCACCCCGGTCATCACCATCGACCGCCCCGCTCGAAACCTCGCGGCAGACGCAGTCGTCCTCGACAACCGATCGATAGTGAGGGAAGCGACGTCGCGACTGTTGGCCCGCGGCCACACGAGGATCGCATACGCGTGCAACCCGGCCTCGGTGTACACCCAGGACGAGCGCCTCGGCGGCTACCGCGAAGCCATGCACGCGGCGGGGATCGCCAACACCGAGCCCTGGGAGGTGCGCCGCGACGATTTGGACCTCCCGGCGGCTGAACTCATCCACGAGCTCATGGCCCGACGCGAACCCCCGACAGCGATCATCGCGGGAAACAACCGGATGACGGTTGGGGTTCTGCGAGCTCTGGCCGGCACTGCTCGGGCAGACCGAACAGCTCTGGTGGGGTTCGACGACTTCGACACCGCGGACGTGTTGGGCGTCACGGTGATCTCGTACCAGCCAGAAGAACTGGGCCGACGTGCGGCACAGCTGGCGCTCGCGCGCATGGCCGATCCGGGCGGGTTCATCCGTCAGGAGACGCTACCCACGTGGATCGTCGAGCGGGGAAGTGGCGAGCGCCCGCCCGCCGATCTCGAAACCGCTTAG
- a CDS encoding acetylxylan esterase, producing MPRFDLSLPELQNYAPQVREPRDFDDFWSSTLSESRAVAHAPRLVEVDTPFTTLDVFDVTFSGYGGDDVKGWLTVPRATEGPLAAVVEFNGYNGGRGIPVERIGWASAGYAHFLMDTRGQGSTWGSGGDTPDPHPTGPAAPGFMTRGIEDPSTYYYRRVYTDAALAVDAVRAMPQVDARRVGVVGGSQGGGIAIAAAGLSTNVIAAMPDVPFLCHFERAVGMTDTDPYQEVARYLSVYRGAEDRVFDVLSYFDGVNHAARATAPALFSVGLLDPICPPSTVFAAFNRYGGTDKAIEVYHFNQHEGGQSFQWTAQTRFIGERART from the coding sequence ATGCCCCGCTTCGACCTATCCTTGCCCGAGCTTCAGAACTACGCGCCGCAAGTACGTGAGCCGCGCGACTTCGACGACTTCTGGTCCTCGACGCTGTCGGAATCTCGGGCCGTAGCGCATGCGCCTCGACTCGTCGAGGTCGATACGCCGTTCACGACTCTTGACGTCTTCGATGTCACGTTCTCCGGGTACGGCGGAGACGATGTCAAGGGCTGGCTGACGGTACCTCGCGCGACAGAGGGCCCTCTCGCCGCCGTCGTCGAGTTCAACGGCTACAACGGCGGGCGCGGCATCCCGGTCGAGCGGATCGGCTGGGCATCTGCCGGTTACGCCCACTTCCTCATGGACACCCGGGGCCAGGGATCGACGTGGGGCTCCGGCGGCGATACCCCGGATCCCCATCCGACAGGCCCGGCAGCACCGGGGTTCATGACCCGTGGGATCGAAGACCCCTCGACGTACTACTACCGGCGCGTCTACACAGACGCCGCCTTGGCAGTCGATGCGGTGCGGGCGATGCCTCAGGTGGACGCCCGCAGGGTAGGGGTAGTCGGTGGCAGCCAGGGTGGGGGCATCGCGATCGCCGCCGCGGGTCTGTCGACCAACGTGATTGCTGCGATGCCCGATGTGCCCTTCCTCTGTCACTTCGAGCGCGCGGTCGGTATGACGGATACAGACCCTTACCAGGAGGTCGCACGCTACCTCTCGGTGTACCGGGGCGCGGAGGATCGGGTCTTCGACGTGCTCTCCTACTTCGACGGCGTGAACCACGCGGCGAGGGCAACGGCGCCGGCGCTGTTCTCCGTGGGGCTACTCGACCCGATCTGCCCCCCGTCGACGGTGTTCGCAGCCTTCAACCGGTACGGGGGAACGGACAAGGCCATCGAGGTCTACCACTTCAATCAGCACGAAGGCGGTCAGTCCTTCCAGTGGACGGCCCAGACGCGGTTCATCGGCGAGCGCGCGCGCACCTAA
- a CDS encoding CPBP family intramembrane glutamic endopeptidase → MLTRGFVVNLLRKAGSGELVVAVVSSALFALLHSGNLLTGQSLLATGVQLVYTFAFGVCMYLAMRVTGTIIAPILLHASTDPSIFLQVQYPADASLGTFANLGNWAVILVGLIALFFIRGRVDPSPKLAV, encoded by the coding sequence GTGCTCACGCGCGGCTTCGTAGTGAACCTGCTCCGCAAGGCCGGCTCCGGAGAGCTGGTGGTGGCGGTGGTCTCATCGGCGCTCTTCGCGCTTCTCCATTCGGGCAACCTGCTGACGGGGCAGTCGCTGCTCGCCACCGGCGTCCAGCTGGTCTACACCTTCGCGTTCGGGGTCTGCATGTACCTCGCGATGCGTGTGACCGGGACGATCATCGCCCCGATCCTGCTGCACGCGAGCACCGACCCCAGCATCTTCCTCCAGGTCCAGTACCCCGCCGACGCGAGCCTCGGAACGTTCGCGAACCTCGGCAACTGGGCGGTGATCCTGGTCGGCCTCATCGCGCTGTTCTTCATCCGAGGCCGCGTGGACCCCTCGCCGAAGCTCGCTGTGTGA
- a CDS encoding SDR family oxidoreductase has protein sequence MTDEEWRRFFEVNVLASVRLMREYLPGMMRRGYRRVVSIASDSAVVNPAEMIHYGMSKTALLAASRFSWCEASLEPCRRDSGLR, from the coding sequence ATCACAGACGAGGAGTGGCGCCGATTCTTCGAAGTCAACGTTCTCGCAAGCGTTCGATTGATGCGCGAGTACCTCCCAGGGATGATGCGCCGCGGGTACCGACGGGTCGTTTCGATCGCTAGCGACTCGGCCGTGGTGAATCCTGCGGAGATGATCCACTATGGGATGAGCAAGACGGCGCTTTTGGCGGCTTCTCGGTTCTCTTGGTGTGAAGCATCGCTCGAGCCATGTCGTCGAGACTCCGGACTGCGTTAG